Proteins from a single region of Abyssalbus ytuae:
- a CDS encoding DUF6443 domain-containing protein produces the protein MKNSLGTLLFLMFTPSVICSQIVLNPCNNDDSGKKAWYRDRDGDGYGDPVQAVCEYNRPVGYVAPSSEWDCNDNNPNIYPGAPELCDGKDNNCNGSIDESPLPATPAAPVVTINCGNTVLTRGTPPLGITWYWQSSAGGTSTSNSSASVTRTSGSVYYLRGQNILTGCWGLARSVNYSINMVPATPSLVLVSNNCGESLLTRGNPPGGITWYWQSSASGTSTSNTSKSITRTSGSTYYLRARNNSNGCWGTARTVSYSINPVPATPSAPTITNNCGNTVLARGTPSSGVTWYWQNSATGTSTFNSSASITLISGSTYYLRARNNSNGCWGTARTVSYSINSVPAIPSAPTITNNCGNTVLTRGTPSSGVTWYWQSSASGTSTSNSSASITRTSGTAYYLRARNNSTGCWSSVRTINYSINQPVTWYADSDGDGFGDPSVTKSACSQPAGYVNNNTDLCPDEHGPNSGCIKMPYQAPVFSNQNYIYTRVYQIPVEDSDDIQFNEDVLEQVTYYDGLGRPMQKVAIGQSPSGKDIVNHIGYDSFGRQDKDYLPYQAGGNTANYRTDAESATVTYYKSHYGSELDLSQANPYSQKEFEASPLNRVLKQAAPGEAWQLGSGHEIEFDYQANTTADQIRLFTVSLNADYTPTLAGSGYYQPGQLYKTITRDENHSGTTKNHTTEEFKDKQGRIVLKRTYVDNTERADTYYVYDDYGNLTYVLPPKMEATTNTLATLQSLVNDLGYRYKYDYRNRLIEKQLPGKEKEYIVYNKLDQPVLTQDANLRKSDQWLFTKYDAFGRVVYTGIYTHTGEATQSQMQTALNNHYGGSTPPKQFEEKLTTKGRYHYYSNTTYPTDNLEVLTVNYYDNYTFDLAGLTVPTNSIYEQAIATNVKGLATGSKVKVLETGNWITTLTAYDEKGRVIYTATRNEYLNTTDIVMHELDFTGRVEQTKAAHIKDNNNNGITSIEVPAYTTYIDADGNIVCGAPQSNGFDGVSEDYNISGGSNAAIVTVDQFKYDHAGRLKTQVQSINGGTEELIAENTYDELGQLVQKKVGGSNGTGGLQTIDYSYNIRGWLKGINNVGGSNSSITLGTGDLFGFQINYNDPNTGGVALYNGNISQALWKTTNNDSSLKQYNYTYDALNRITSAIDNTSDQRYTLTGITYDKNGNILSLQRKGHTNEGATTFGMMDDLSYSYDNGNKLVSVTDAAITPAAVKGEFKDGNKSGNDYDYDENGNMVSDANKGITNIAYNYLNLPVQVDINNNTDNGTISYIYDAVGMKLRKIAVDNNTSITTTTDYAGNYVYENGSLKMFFHPEGYFDVTDTPPSGELEGTYVYQYKDHLGNIRLSYSDTDGNGVISANAEIIEENNYYPFGLQHKGYNNVINGTHHPYTYNGKEVQEELGVNWHDFDTRNYDVALGRWMNIDPLAEEMTRFSPYTFAFDNPIYFIDPDGMMPIGLGQMDEEKNFDFSNIDGPNYIASTVVDETGTIIDYRDDGDDNIYLNERSEENIIGKESEGSEYIVGQTIYGGDIFDDADLPDNFYVSINPNGPDQNKVTPVGSAGALEYIGIGGILKWKSLVNIFKSIFKGKKLYSKAMYKAFQKQLQQHGKKSVTKSQNKIQRRLTEHLKKLKEIKKAGGHTSSVEREIATFKAQLQAIKDVLK, from the coding sequence ATGAAAAATTCACTAGGCACTCTACTATTCTTGATGTTTACCCCAAGTGTAATTTGTAGTCAAATAGTACTCAATCCTTGTAATAATGATGATTCTGGTAAGAAAGCGTGGTATCGGGACAGAGATGGAGATGGTTATGGAGATCCGGTACAGGCGGTATGTGAATATAACCGACCTGTGGGGTATGTTGCTCCTTCTTCCGAATGGGACTGTAATGACAATAACCCAAACATTTATCCCGGGGCCCCTGAATTATGTGATGGAAAGGATAATAATTGTAATGGCAGTATAGATGAATCCCCATTACCTGCAACCCCGGCTGCACCTGTGGTAACAATTAATTGTGGCAACACGGTTTTAACCAGGGGCACCCCACCTTTGGGAATCACCTGGTACTGGCAAAGTAGTGCCGGCGGCACCAGTACCTCCAATTCCTCGGCATCGGTTACCAGAACCAGTGGCAGTGTTTATTACCTTCGGGGTCAAAATATTTTAACCGGGTGTTGGGGTTTGGCAAGATCTGTAAATTATAGTATTAATATGGTGCCGGCTACCCCCTCCTTAGTGTTGGTAAGCAACAACTGTGGTGAGAGTCTTTTAACCAGGGGCAACCCTCCCGGCGGAATCACCTGGTATTGGCAAAGCAGTGCCAGCGGCACCAGTACCTCCAATACCTCGAAATCAATCACCCGCACCAGTGGGAGTACTTACTACCTAAGAGCCAGGAACAATTCAAACGGATGTTGGGGTACGGCAAGGACAGTAAGTTACAGTATTAATCCTGTGCCGGCTACCCCTTCTGCTCCTACCATAACCAATAACTGTGGGAATACTGTTTTGGCCAGGGGCACCCCGTCCAGTGGAGTTACCTGGTATTGGCAGAACAGTGCCACCGGCACCAGTACTTTCAATTCCTCAGCGTCTATTACTTTAATAAGTGGGAGTACTTACTACCTAAGAGCAAGGAACAATTCAAACGGATGTTGGGGTACGGCAAGGACAGTAAGTTACAGTATTAATTCTGTGCCGGCTATCCCTTCTGCTCCTACCATAACCAATAACTGTGGGAATACTGTTTTGACCAGGGGCACCCCCTCCAGTGGAGTTACCTGGTACTGGCAAAGCAGTGCCAGCGGTACCAGTACCTCCAATTCCTCGGCCTCCATTACCAGAACAAGTGGAACGGCCTATTACCTTCGGGCCCGAAACAATTCAACAGGGTGCTGGAGTTCAGTAAGAACGATAAATTATAGCATTAACCAACCCGTAACCTGGTATGCCGACAGCGATGGAGATGGGTTCGGAGATCCTTCCGTAACAAAGAGTGCTTGTTCTCAACCGGCGGGTTATGTAAACAATAATACCGACTTGTGCCCCGATGAACATGGCCCGAATAGCGGGTGTATAAAAATGCCTTATCAAGCTCCGGTTTTCAGTAACCAAAACTATATTTACACACGGGTTTACCAGATTCCGGTGGAGGATAGTGATGATATTCAGTTTAATGAAGATGTACTGGAACAAGTAACTTACTACGATGGTTTGGGCAGGCCTATGCAGAAGGTAGCTATAGGCCAGTCACCTTCAGGAAAAGATATAGTCAACCATATCGGTTATGACAGTTTTGGCCGTCAGGACAAAGACTACCTGCCCTACCAGGCCGGTGGCAATACAGCTAATTACCGTACCGATGCCGAAAGCGCCACCGTTACATATTATAAATCCCACTATGGTAGTGAATTAGACCTCTCACAAGCCAACCCCTATTCCCAAAAAGAATTTGAGGCCTCCCCTTTAAACAGGGTACTCAAACAGGCTGCTCCCGGTGAAGCCTGGCAACTGGGCAGCGGCCACGAAATAGAATTCGATTACCAGGCCAATACAACAGCAGACCAAATACGCCTGTTTACCGTTAGTTTAAATGCAGATTATACCCCCACACTTGCCGGGAGCGGTTATTATCAGCCCGGGCAATTATACAAAACCATTACCCGTGACGAAAACCATAGTGGTACTACCAAAAACCATACCACCGAAGAATTTAAGGACAAACAGGGCAGGATAGTGTTAAAACGCACCTATGTAGACAATACGGAAAGGGCGGACACCTATTATGTCTATGATGATTATGGTAACCTTACCTATGTGTTGCCCCCGAAAATGGAAGCCACTACCAATACCCTGGCCACGTTGCAAAGTTTAGTAAATGATCTGGGCTACCGGTACAAATATGATTACCGCAACCGTTTAATAGAAAAGCAACTCCCCGGAAAGGAAAAAGAATACATTGTTTATAACAAATTGGACCAACCCGTCCTCACCCAGGATGCCAACCTGAGGAAAAGCGACCAATGGCTCTTTACCAAGTACGATGCCTTTGGGAGGGTTGTTTATACTGGCATTTATACCCACACCGGGGAAGCTACCCAATCACAGATGCAAACAGCATTGAACAACCATTACGGCGGCAGTACCCCTCCCAAGCAATTTGAAGAAAAGCTCACTACCAAAGGCCGTTACCACTATTACAGCAATACCACCTATCCCACCGATAACCTGGAGGTGCTCACAGTAAATTATTACGACAACTATACTTTTGACCTGGCAGGCCTTACCGTTCCTACCAACAGTATTTACGAACAAGCCATCGCCACCAACGTAAAAGGCCTGGCTACCGGTAGTAAAGTAAAAGTGTTGGAGACCGGCAATTGGATTACCACCCTCACTGCCTACGATGAAAAAGGCAGGGTCATATACACTGCAACCCGGAATGAATATTTAAACACCACAGATATTGTAATGCATGAGTTGGATTTTACAGGTAGAGTGGAACAAACCAAAGCTGCGCATATCAAGGATAATAACAACAATGGGATTACTTCTATAGAAGTTCCTGCCTATACAACGTATATAGATGCTGATGGGAATATTGTCTGCGGGGCACCCCAAAGCAATGGTTTTGACGGGGTAAGTGAGGATTATAATATCTCCGGAGGAAGTAATGCCGCTATTGTAACTGTCGATCAATTTAAGTACGACCATGCCGGAAGGCTGAAAACCCAGGTTCAAAGTATCAATGGGGGTACTGAAGAACTCATAGCCGAGAACACCTATGACGAATTGGGTCAACTGGTACAGAAAAAAGTAGGAGGCAGCAATGGTACTGGCGGACTGCAAACCATAGACTATAGCTATAACATAAGGGGTTGGTTAAAAGGAATAAATAATGTTGGAGGTAGTAATTCTTCAATAACTTTAGGTACAGGTGATTTGTTTGGGTTTCAAATAAATTATAATGATCCTAATACCGGTGGTGTAGCTTTATATAATGGTAATATAAGCCAGGCTTTGTGGAAAACTACAAATAATGATTCTAGTTTAAAACAGTATAATTACACCTATGATGCCCTAAACCGCATCACCAGTGCCATAGATAACACCTCCGATCAACGTTACACTTTAACCGGGATTACCTACGACAAAAACGGCAATATTTTATCATTACAACGAAAAGGGCATACCAATGAAGGTGCTACCACTTTTGGCATGATGGATGACCTTTCCTATAGCTATGACAACGGCAACAAATTAGTGTCTGTTACCGATGCAGCCATTACCCCCGCAGCTGTAAAAGGAGAGTTTAAAGATGGTAACAAATCAGGAAATGATTATGATTACGACGAAAACGGCAACATGGTATCCGATGCCAATAAAGGGATAACCAACATTGCCTATAACTACTTGAATTTACCTGTACAAGTTGACATAAACAACAATACAGATAACGGAACTATTTCGTATATTTATGACGCTGTTGGGATGAAATTAAGGAAAATAGCAGTAGATAATAATACCAGTATCACTACTACAACCGACTATGCCGGCAACTATGTGTATGAAAATGGTTCTTTGAAAATGTTTTTCCATCCTGAAGGGTATTTTGATGTAACGGACACTCCCCCGTCGGGAGAGTTGGAGGGAACTTATGTATACCAATACAAAGACCACTTAGGAAACATACGATTATCCTACTCAGATACTGATGGCAACGGTGTCATTTCTGCGAATGCAGAGATCATTGAAGAGAATAATTATTACCCTTTTGGGTTACAGCACAAGGGTTATAATAACGTTATAAATGGTACGCATCATCCATATACTTACAATGGTAAAGAGGTACAAGAAGAGTTAGGTGTGAATTGGCACGACTTTGACACTCGAAACTATGATGTTGCTTTAGGCAGATGGATGAACATTGACCCGTTAGCTGAAGAAATGACAAGGTTCTCTCCTTATACATTTGCTTTTGATAATCCTATCTATTTTATCGACCCTGATGGAATGATGCCCATTGGACTTGGACAAATGGATGAAGAGAAAAACTTTGATTTTAGTAATATAGACGGTCCAAATTATATAGCTTCAACAGTTGTAGATGAAACAGGTACAATAATTGATTATAGAGATGATGGAGATGATAATATTTACCTCAATGAAAGAAGCGAGGAAAATATTATTGGTAAAGAAAGTGAAGGGTCTGAATATATTGTAGGGCAAACAATTTATGGAGGAGATATTTTTGATGATGCAGATCTGCCAGATAATTTTTATGTCTCTATTAATCCAAATGGTCCTGACCAAAATAAAGTAACCCCAGTAGGAAGTGCAGGAGCGTTAGAATATATTGGTATTGGAGGTATATTGAAATGGAAATCTTTAGTGAATATTTTTAAAAGTATTTTTAAAGGTAAAAAGCTTTATAGTAAAGCAATGTATAAAGCTTTCCAAAAGCAATTACAACAGCATGGGAAAAAATCTGTTACTAAATCTCAAAATAAAATACAACGTAGGTTAACAGAACATCTTAAAAAATTGAAAGAAATTAAGAAAGCAGGAGGGCATACCAGTTCTGTTGAGAGAGAAATAGCAACTTTTAAAGCTCAATTACAAGCGATAAAAGATGTTTTAAAATAA